TGTTCCATTTCTGCATGTTAGAAGCTTTCTAAAGATACAGAGCCAGGGTCAATAAAGCAGTGATATTGCTTATGATATTAGCAGatatgtgtcccccccccccatctccacttCTCTGGGAAAATAGTATAGGGAAGCCCCAGTCCTGATTACGAAGGACTAATTAACCCACTTTTGCCtggaccacaggtgtacacatttggtccctgttgtgtatatgcagtttgggcagaaatggcttaagcaaaggATCCTTATTTAGTGTTAGACTTGTGGCTGATTAGGGCAAGTGTACAATTAAATGCTCTCCTGAATCGGGACGTTAATAGCTGCTCTGGGCAAACCCACTACGCCCCACTCATTTCTCATGCAGCTCCTGCCTCTTACCTCCTCCAGTGTTTAAGGCTTTGTGTATAAAATTAGCAGCATCAACAAAAAAGATGCTTATATCAAATGAGGTAGCATCAAATGCTTGTACCCCATAGTACTGTACTGGTAGGTCCTTGTAATACTGTGCTCCGGTGTTGATATTATATGGCCCATCTGCTGCATTGAGGATGTGAGTGATGCCAAGGCTCTGAAGGATTGTTTTGCTTCGAGCTGCCCATCTGTCAAGAGATCATGAAGGTTACTGCTAACACTCCACAGTTATACACACTGATATATTTAACAAGTCTCCAGAGAAAAATGTCAGGGTCTCAAGAAGTGCGGGTAAATCACATCaagccattccccctcccccgtttCCTTACGCATCTCCAAGGTAGATGTTTGGCCACACTTGGTCCACATGATTGTCGGAGCCTCCTCTATTCCATATCAGCCTCTGCAGTTCCGAGAGTGCTGGTGTTTCATAATGGCTTTTGCTTTCTGGGTGGTTGTTTTTGTGGAAGTCATTCCCAGCAAGGGACATATCGGCTTTTTTCCCTTCATGCACTTCAGACGCACCTGATATGGCTTTTCTGGACACAAAAGACAGAAAGGGTTTTTCACACATAAAGACAGTGGCCAGAATTTGATCTTTAGAAATTTGGAGCCTTCCAGGGACATCATGCTGCCTTGTTATTGTTTCCCTCTTAATTAAATAGATTACATTGTGACTTGCTCATTTCAGTGACCTCCAGCTCACTCACACATATTTCCTGTTAGGATCCCTGTCAGCATTCCGCTGGCTCCCCTTCCAAAGCCTTTAAGACCCACATCATGTTTTAGCAGGCCACTTGGACGAGGGAACCAGGTTTAGCAGGCCAAGATGACATCTATCTGACTTTATGCCACATATGATCAGATTTCCAGCCATTTTATTTATCTAGGAAATGGGGGAGGGCTCTGAATTTGATTAAAACAAGAAGTTCAGGGGAACGGTTTAACCCCTGCATCATTTCCCCAGTCTAAATTGCCCCCTTCGAGCTGCAAGTGGTCCTACAGTAGTGGGAGGACAGAATACTGGTACATTCAAACTTCTTGTTTTGCTGGGAATGCAAACAgccaaggaagggggagggggctgtgaagCACCTGTCAGGCCACAAAGCATGGCTAGTGGATGGCATTaaacctggtgggtcacaagttccATAGGCCTGCATTAGGGAAATGTAGGCTGGCAGGCTTCATAATAGGTCAAGGATTTACTTTGTTTTTCAAAGTACAATTATTACAAGAGAAAAAAGTAGTTAGTACCTGGTACTTTTTGTTCTTTATTGTTTTGTCTTCTATAAGATCTCTGCAGCTTCGGGTTATGCTTCCATGTCTCAGCTGTAGGTAGTTCAGCCAGTCTCCAGTCCTCCCCCCTCTGTTTCTTTTCTTAGTCACTGATGTCTAACCCACCCTGAGCTCTAGATAAACAGCATGCTTGCAGATTAAGTTGCTGATACTCAGTTATTTGAAGTACTTGTGGCTTTAAGTTTGGCTATTAGTAGTGCATACTGAAATttgggagaggagggagagatAACTGCAGAAGCTTCAGCCCGAGATTATAGAACTCTAGACAATATGACACATTCAAGAAGGATGTTTTTAATGCAAGAGTTCCATAGGGTGACAGATCTGTGGCTAGAACAAGATTGAACTGACTTTCAATAGTAAGGCTGATGTACCATTGCACTGGTGAAAGTATTTCACCAAGTATCTTGTCCTGTTACAGTGCTTGCAGAGGGTTTTAAAAATGGCTCCTGTCAATGGCTCAGAAAATGCCAACTGAACAAAGTACATATTCGGCTTTCTCTGAAACAATGGAAGGGCGGAAGCCAAGAAAGCCTTCTTTGGGAGAGAATTCCAAGGACAGGGcttgctttaagccaattggaccaattgctcccagttgggtcCAGCGCCTAAGGGAGCCTGCACTAGGATAATCTActtctagtcttgtcaaatacgaACATATTGTAGGCTTAcatatatgcaattttatattaaaatgcactAGATCCATTCGGTCAATTAAGTCACACACACTTTCTATTGGGGTCCTGCAAAGAAATGATTCCAATtgagccctgcagctcctaaggccagctctaCCAAGGCGTGGGAGCTACCATCAAGAAGTCTCTCATATGTCTGCAAAAGCTGCACCTCAGATGATGGCTGGATATACaagacagcctcccccccaccccagaagagcCCAGAGCGTAAGTAGACTGTGGCTCATCAGGTACCTTGGTCccatttagggttttaaagaTCATTATCAGAACTTTTAATTGTGCCCAGAAGCAAACTGACAACTGTAGGCAGAACAAGAGAGACGAGATGTGACTATGATATCACACCCTTGTTAAAATGTTCACAGTTGCGTTCTTGAAGCTTCTAGAGAGTCTTTAAGGCAGCCACACATAAAGCGTGTTGCAGTGGCCCAAACAAGAGGTGACCAAGGCGAGGGAAACCAAAGGCAGGTCTTGACTGAGTAAAAAATGAGCACAGCTGTAGCAACAGCTGAAGCTGGACAAAAGCACCTGGGGCCATAGTCATCAGTGGAACATCCAGAAGTAAAGTTGGATCCAGGAGTAACAGAAAAGTgtcttgcagttcctagctgcaaggatgtgagtaaacAACAGCCAGCCAGATTTACAACTCAGTGGAAGGTAAGAATGTAATACCTTTGCAGACAGAGCAGCACCTATCAAGCTGACAAAGGGCAGCTGGGCTAGCAACTACACCTGCTTTGGGGAAAGTTCTGTCCCCAAAAGTCCCTGATTGGACAGCCcaaagtcacctcagtactattagcataagaagtataaaaAAGGGGACCCAAGGGGGTGTTGGGGGGCCTGCtgggacagaggttttgggtgcaacatcctgcaagcTGTGAGccccattgtccaccatgggcatctggcctcacaggtagcctggagccaAAAAACaaatctacaagagaagctgacccaggtgagagttagggaataatagagatagccagctagttttgttattttaatgctgatatgtttcctagatgttttatgcctctagcatttgctgccttatgtaactctATGTAACCTTaataagccgccttgggtgcccttcggggagaaagccggaatataaatcgaataaataaataaataaacaaaaatctcttactaagttgtttcattgtctgttggggacaaaggttcagaatcctgcctagccattcagcaagctaccaagtgctcattgaggtctagtaacttgaggactgaagctttaagtGGAAAAAGCGCTCAGTACCTACAAGGATAGatttaagcctagagggtctcagtgtccctggactgagacactggcacatacagggtggtggtagtactactgaacagggggccttgagggctttagggttcgagaaccaagaactctgagcaccccaagcCCCCTGAAGTTTGCGACACTAGATAGTCACAGATATTTTTGTAATATGAGTACTGCTTCAAGTAAGATGTCTTTCTGTGGTTGGTATGTAGtgatttcatcatcatcatcatcatcatcaccatcatcatcggTGTCACAGCttaccagatgtttggactgggatttttgggtttaagagtttaagaactggtgtgATAACCctgtataatgtttgatgttcccAGTAGTGTGACTCATTGCGGTTGTTCAGctgttatcttgtcaatgcctCTATTGGCCAGATATTTTTAAAGGGTCTTGTGCCTAGTCTAGTGCAAAGACAGCAGAGGTGGCTGTTGTTTTCTTTTCCCAAAAGCATTGCATTTCAGTTTCCAGGGCTTTGTATTTAGTGATCTTTTCCAATTGCTTCTCCTCAATTTGGTTATCTCCTGGAATGGtcaaagcaataataataataataatacaggtatttatataccgcctttcttggtctttattcaaggcggtttacataggcaggctaattaaatccccgtagggatttttacaattgaaagcaggttctatctttcaagaaccacaacattcagatgtttctttctgatctggtttcacattctggcctccatcctcccacgctcagagcagatggaataactcggctcagcttgtcaactgcttcaaggttgcacggtgccggtggcctcgaactggtgacctgcggatgttatcttcaggcaaatggaggctctaccctctagaccagacctcctgcccattatcaTTATCATAGTACAGTTGGAGAAGGGCTGAGAAAGAGGACAGCTTTCCTAAGGCCACTTACTGAGGTCTTGATTAAGATGAGACTTTAATGAGGAGCCAGGATTTACACTCTTAGCCTCATGTAAGGGAGTCAGATGAACTTAACATGTGCAGAGCAAGTTCAGAATTGTTCTAAATTagcctgccccacccccaaatcCCATTAGGCTTTGCCAATGCCTTGTCATTGTTGCATTCTGACGCACAGCCATGGAGAACCAGTGTGAGAGATTCCCCATTTCAACCACTAGGTGTTGCCATGCAACCGCATAAGAAATAAGAGGGAACAACTTGGGGGTTTTGTCAATCTCCCAGATGCGCCATTGCAAGATAATTTGCCGAGTGTAACATAGATGGTGTGGTGTACATTACCATGTTGCCCCAGTGACCACGGAGATGTCTTACCATTTTGTGACGCAACACATCAGGTTCCACAAGTGTCATGGGCCAAAATTGAACTTCCTTTGCTATGAAAGGCCTTTTGGATTGACCTTGCAACCATATGGACTGAATGTAAAGATCAAgtactgctggtttttttggttttttttaaagtaacttggagcagtggtactcaaactttgagggagctttagtaagtctttgtgggagaggggctagggcagcaacacgatccccagggttGAGCTGCTAAGGGGGTgtgcttgtcacttacttttagaagggagggctgcagcaggctgcaggaggtgcgggaagcccagtgcaggaggcgctttgcaccagtgaactttcagtgaaagttccaagccttggggagcgcttccccgcacctcctgcagcctgctgcagccctgccttctaaaagtaagtgacaagcaccccccccccaagcgaatgcgatcctggggattgcttccctaccTCTCTTATGCAGCTGTGCTCAAAAGCCCTCACCTGTGGCAGCACTCCATGTAGCTGCCCGAATGCACAAGTTCAGCTTGTCAAGTAAGAACAGTCCAAAATGCTTCAGCACGCCCTACTGGAGCACCGCCAAGCTGGAagggctttattttattttatttatttattgcctcaCTCTACAAGAGAGCCATTGGGTCTAAATTGGCCTCTTGCCCAGTGAGGTGGGTAGAACATACTTCTGAACATGTCTGGTTAGGCGTACAGCTTGTAGAGAATGGGTTATATGAAGAGGTCAGAAACCCTCACATTTGTGTCATGCTGATCTTTTGCTCTGCTTTTTCTGCCCTTTGTAATGTCATTGGCAAGCATGACATTATTGGCAGCCTGGGTTTAGCTTGCAAGCTTTGTTCAGTTGACCTCTTCATCTGTGCCCTTAGCAAACACAGAAATTGAGCATTTCCTGGCAAGAAAATGGGTGACAGGAAAAGCTTCCACATAGTAAATACCCTTGTTTTAGACTGTTGATTGTTCAGCAAAAACGAAAacgttttgtttttaattaaaaatggcaGCCCCGACTAGATTCCTTGGAGAGTTCGCTAGGTTTggcccgggggtgggggggggagaagaagaaatACTACCTAACCCCTTTCCCTCTGGACATTTTTCTCCTCAAAATTATCCATCAGAACGTcacaagagctctgctggatcgggctgaaggtccatctagttcaggacCCTGTTTTCCACAAGGGCCAACAAAATGCCCCCAAGGAACTCACAATCAATAGATGATGGCATaccctgccattgctcccctgcaactgatatgCAGAGGCATAACAGCATCATCCCACCCTGAGagtcagggccagtccaagacctcctgatagcTGAagagcataccaaatgctgcccccctcaccCAATTATATGCCATCCTTTGCTCTTCCCAATCTCCAACTGTCATTATCCTCCCATccaatttcctcttcctctctattcccctcttccttttccaatccaggaagcgcaaagaggaggaggaccgGTGGAGGCAGGTAGGCAGATAGAGATGGGCATCAAActcctgcctgaggcaaccacttcagttaaCCTAATGGATGGGTCAGTCCTGCCAAGATTCATTTTTACTCTCCAGAGAAAAGTTTTGGGTATATGTTACCCCATGGATGAAAAAGAAGCTGGGGTGGGATTCTAAATTGAAATATAACCAGAtcaagcagctccttcccctcTCATGCCTCCACTCACACTGTAGTTTCTCGTGGCTCCTGTTCATTTTGAAAACATTCTGACTAGAATGTTACATATTTCTTGATTGACCTTCTCTGGTGTTGCTGGGTGTCAGCCTTCCTGCTCCTCTCACCCCCTCACTTTGAATGGATTTCTTGGTTTATACCTCAGCCTATAATCCACGTTGTCTCTGGACTGATGCTCCTATGGACTGCCTCAGCATTCATCTGTTCCACCTCAGTTCTGCCAGgacttccactccccccccaccccacatgctTGACTTTCTATGGCCTGTTGCTAACCAATATGGACATTTAAAATACAGGCACAGGAACAGAAATCTTTTGGGAAAATAAGCCCTCACTTCCCATAAAGGAAAACTCCAGTTAGTGAGAATAATGACAGCCATCAAGAAATAAATTATGAACAGAGGTTTCCAGCCTGAAATAATctaggccggggaaaaaaaaactatagcagATAAGAAGCATCGAACACATCATCAAGGATGCACTTTGGTTCTGATGAATGTTAAAAGATCTTTTAGCCTTAGGGTGGAAAGGGGGATAATTTTTCTCTTGGCATTGGCTGTTCACTCGGGTAATAAAAGGAGCACTAATCCCATAGTGGTCTTGAAGCTTTCCAGCTGCTCTGTGACATAGTGATGCTTGTATGACAGTCACCAGCATTGGTTTGTGCCTGATTGCAGTGTGAAAAGGATTCAGGGCAAACTATGCCTGCCATTATTTGAAAATTACAATTACATAGCAATAGAGCTAAATCCGATAAAAAGTTCTTCCGCACAATCCCAATTGTAAAGAAGGGGAGCTGTGTACAAGAGAACTTCCGGGATGATGACAGACTTCTTCCTTCCCCCAATCAGAAATCCCTGTTCTCCTCCCTAGATACCCACAATCTCCACCCCATCCTTCCCTTATCCTGATCCAGAAGTCATCATCATTTGATATGTACTGAAAAGATGTTCAAGCACAGTATGTTCACACCAGCCATTTTTCCCAAGGAGTGTGTTCCCCATCTACACTAACATATTGGTGGTTGCTCTGATTAGTGCTCCACTTCTAGGATTCATGGCTG
This portion of the Tiliqua scincoides isolate rTilSci1 chromosome 3, rTilSci1.hap2, whole genome shotgun sequence genome encodes:
- the LOC136645134 gene encoding dual specificity protein phosphatase 13B-like, translated to MSLAGNDFHKNNHPESKSHYETPALSELQRLIWNRGGSDNHVDQVWPNIYLGDAWAARSKTILQSLGITHILNAADGPYNINTGAQYYKDLPVQYYGVQAFDATSFDISIFFVDAANFIHKALNTGGGKVFVHCAMGLSRSATLVLAYLMIHENLTLVEALKAVDSHRGICPNTGFLNQLRILDIKLNNERKGMSGL